A single genomic interval of Trachemys scripta elegans isolate TJP31775 chromosome 3, CAS_Tse_1.0, whole genome shotgun sequence harbors:
- the RP1L1 gene encoding retinitis pigmentosa 1-like 1 protein has product MTQAPADYLTTSSPYNYEQPLPVVARTNSITRVPPTKKITFFKSGDPQFGGVKMAINPRSFKSFNALMDDLSHRVPLPFGVRTITTPRGIHCISALDQLEDGGCYLCSDKKYVKPFSIGTGRRVGPQWNGRPASALRRGGQEGRHEDHSRPFSQQGPKILKKITLVKNGDIGVRRSIILNHRNARSFKTLLDEISELLQFTVKKLYTVDGKKIDSMQALLHCPSVLVCVGREPFKPLVIENSRKRSAEKLPGLASQSSGNNVSENNGSKKDVNFGLKAKKSVIHPRSASSNRSMRFSLSSEKSYANGLNTSPENGAPFPNNCPHGKAGDLVHSLVNDDIEKRVHVNKDGSLSVEMKVRFRLLNDETLQWSTQIKKSNLMSKTPCEESGVEEDNGVDPMQKMNLEVSSEAEDSLYPCDADSYISKFDESESEETNCHSCGKQHQDYDIWKNPMHTSQKEEPDIRKTWHTRSSCSSTSSHRRVVRKKMTSVESIHTTSSEEYSEHVVQESSCYSETIENRVEYCNIKKCNYRSALSTAASNGEESQEYTRMNTSSSRKASSLGPVSHSSCENNLDTEEAVEEAEVSKTDSQNEDENCMEVSSVTCSKEETDEIEGSRVGSSLSRSSLRSRQSKKSMCEETSSMARTMSPCSLKKGEEEDLAACSSSAHSVYSSSSKYSVPRAKSDQDKHSDNDPVISSFSSESCPKEDAEEKEAKQEDKEVGSVSAQMVPSDSLKDDFSECERCSTEGSSHSKACDGNSRRSDSDEILVCNASCSSRTSKRSKHSKIHLDARSEMSMSSLGSTSKKKKKNSLHAEVSRSNSKASNYSKSSCEINKNSLGNHASHSDSLPSSTSSMNEAAAPPINNEDQSTSSTSKCYSKSSKGTRQGSQSEERGKMSSPSSSLSNSNRNDGEGNAKVSSETSSSRHGSMSESLCSKYDQTTEAGNGYPSSSRVSSYSDIQGQCAETEMFRTSNDGCSQSSVTRSSKPRRKKMKNLHAEVENSSRASGSEVASMYSLHCPAPPKGKPSSKKIRSAVFKNSSSTSACTESMLTEDKEQKEVVDSSRPTSSGSKSAETNTMKAAENNSDDKQKKDGGSCKEKMKEKLIEASAPEEDDRDLAPSALPNTSPEEVVQEWLSKIPQETLLMKYEMEDDGEEECAETTTEISNCANNQEISEEETAEKEDAREGENGVEEEMKKEAAEASAVNEGAEECPKEEKTSGVTSEEAETNQAECSHSIETSSQNNNKKDLPSTIQTSVQIMKALLSSKQEAKFDRSNSLPEVSPTMGRKLSNSANILITCLASLQLLDEEPLGPSDKPKCLNKPRYTELLNIFQALWFGCTVEKGGPSSGQPGSDQTKMSSGFKDQNSTYKDFTPMSSSGVDVSSGSGDSGEGSVASARDCTLLPQKKVKSKSAEEGASLENEPKLSETEEQGKEGEECSRPSTSCSKSKEEAEAESTGADSPEERAEADPNEDDQGSNCENGEGGENEVEENSKLDENEGEADAEAGDEIPPEANTDEATEQPSNTAAIDANADDADGEKEAESNLEEEVGEGSPRDQEANVKEIPETSVKTYSIAPQKSVDPNPVWVLRLLKKIEKEFMTHYISAMNEFKIRWNLENNELLDKMISELKDEVSKRIQKSIEKELRKIKSRAGQRTPRPPDETLRRESTIQTEQRRQRLQTMRNRSLFNDRNMTQSKQPGTTDLSFDIDEEDFGFSSALADDVSEQPSEEEYCPCDTCIRKKMASKPIRNPMVAANAPVMKAFDLKQILRGNGTENKMVDHASEAVQDREVIPSEHMQEAEEETNPNEEDGEYEPDHPEQEPDADDEKEPEQHETDEQGEQEVNEDETAAPAEGDEISDNQNCEVVMEEEEEEEEVKQEERDEEEGNAEEEVKEGNEEEEVKQEEGNGEVEEEEKEEEETQNEDQESEEEPKAEEEAEGGVEEAAGKVDGDDNEENASECEENAEVSDAVEDSEEAATGRNEEDEREPQADAGDEAVEEASPEVECEACSEAPPAEEENESEGDTECAQNGDEAAEAAGDEPKQDNDEDRDARHSEVPEVASDATGDRDCSKEPETLTKAAAFSCNSSMGNCSQQSQKGSEDGSEGECRDDGNLNEDPDREANSDGGSKPAKMYPDSEEDDEEEEDRPSSCTSPVDGEKNGADDADPQNNENSNNGQETKKKAENGDEIDQDDLDF; this is encoded by the exons ATGACTCAGGCACCTGCAGATTACCTGACCACCTCCAGCCCCTACAACTATGAGCAGCCCCTTCCTGTCGTGGCTCGGACAAATTCCATCACACGGGTTCCTCCAACCAAGAAAATAACCTTCTTCAAGAGTGGAGACCCTCAGTTCGGGGGAGTCAAGATGGCCATTAACCCACGCAGCTTCAAGAGCTTCAATGCCCTTATGGATGACCTCTCCCACAGGGTCCCTCTGCCGTTCGGGGTGAGGACCATCACCACTCCACGAGGGATACACTGCATCAGCGCACTGGACCAGCTGGAGGACGGAGGGTGCTACCTCTGCTCTGACAAGAAATACGTCAAGCCCTTTAGCATCGGCACGGGCCGGAGGGTAGGCCCTCAGTGGAATGGCCGCCCGGCAAGTGCCCTGAGGAGAGGAGGCCAGGAGGGCAGGCATGAAGACCATTCCAGGCCTTTCTCCCAGCAAGGCCCCAAAATACTCAAGAAAATCACTCTGGTTAAAAACGGGGACATTGGTGTCCGGCGCTCGATTATCCTGAATCACAGGAACGCCCGGAGCTTCAAAACTCTCCTGGATGAGATTTCCGAGCTCTTGCAGTTCACAGTGAAGAAGCTCTACACAGTTGATGGGAAGAAG ATCGACAGCATGCAGGCTCTGCTCCACTGCCCAAGCGTGCTGGTGTGCGTAGGCCGGGAGCCGTTTAAACCACTAGTCATTGAGAATTCGCGGAAGCGCTCTGCCGAGAAGCTCCCTGGCCTGGCTTCCCAATCCAGTGGCAACAACGTCAGTGAAAACAACGGAAGTAAGAAAGACG TGAACTTTGGACTGAAAGCCAAAAAAAGCGTCATCCACCCAAGATCGGCTTCAAGCAACAGGTCAATGAGATTTTCCTTATCGTCAGAAAAGTCCTACGCAAATGGTCTCAACACATCACCGGAGAACGGTGCTCCTTTCCCAAACAACTGTCCACATGGAAAAGCTGGAGACCTGGTCCACTCCTTAGTCAACGATGACATTGAAAAACGAGTGCACGTGAACAAGGATGGCAGCCTGTCTGTTGAGATGAAAGTCCGCTTTCGTTTACTGAACGACGAGACTCTTCAGTGGTCCACACAGATCAAGAAGTCCAATTTGATGAGTAAGACGCCCTGTGAAGAGTCAGGGGTAGAGGAAGACAATGGAGTGGACCCCATGCAGAAAATGAACCTAGAAGTCAGCTCAGAGGCGGAAGATTCATTATATCCCTGCGATGCTGATTCCTACATCTCAAAATTCGATGAGTCAGAATCTGAGGAAACTAATTGCCACAGCTGTGGCAAGCAGCACCAGGACTATGACAtctggaagaatcccatgcatacTTCCCAGAAAGAGGAGCCTGATATAAGAAAAACTTGGCACACACGGTCTTCATGCTCCAGCACGTCTTCCCATAGGAGGGTAGTCCGCAAAAAGATGACCTCCGTGGAAAGCATCCACACCACATCCAGTGAAGAATATTCTGAGCACGTTGTGCAGGAGTCTTCATGCTATTCAGAGACTATAGAAAACAGGGTGGAGTACTGTAACATTAAAAAGTGTAACTATCGAAGTGCTTTGTCTACAGCTGCCTCCAATGGAGAAGAGTCACAGGAATACACCCGAATGAACACTAGCAGTAGCCGAAAAGCATCATCATTAGGGCCAGTCTCACATTCAAGTTGTGAAAACAACCTGGATACTGAAGAAGCTGTTGAGGAAGCCGAGGTCAGTAAGACCGATTCACAGAACGAGGATGAAAACTGCATGGAAGTTTCTTCAGTGACGTGTTCAAAGGAGGAAACGGATGAAATTGAAGGCAGCCGGGTTGGAAGTAGCTTGTCCAGGTCATCTCTGCGCTCCAGACAAAGTAAGAAGAGTATGTGTGAGGAAACCAGTAGTATGGCAAGGACCATGTCACCCTGCAGTTTGAAAAAGGGAGAAGAAGAAGATCTTGCTGCGTGCTCAAGTTCTGCCCATAGTGTCTACAGTAGCTCTAGCAAGTACAGTGTGCCAAGAGCAAAGAGCGACCAGGACAAACATTCTGACAATGATCCAGTGATCTCTTCCTTTTCCAGTGAGTCCTGCCCTAAGGAAGATGCTGAAGAGAAGGAAGCAAAACAAGAAGACAAAGAAGTCGGTTCAGTATCAGCACAAATGGTGCCCAGTGACTCGCTCAAAGATGACTTCAGTGAATGTGAAAGATGTTCTACCGAAGGATCTTCCCATTCCAAAGCTTGTGATGGGAATAGCAGGAGGAGTGACAGTGATGAAATACTTGTGTGCAATGCCTCCTGTTCTTCCAGAACATCAAAGAGAAGCAAGCACAGTAAGATTCATCTGGATGCACGTTCTGAAATGTCCATGTCATCACTTGGATCAACTtctaagaaaaagaagaaaaattctcTCCATGCAGAAGTTTCAAGATCAAACAGCAAGGCATCTAACTACTCCAAAAGTTCTTGTGAAATCAACAAAAATTCTCTTGGAAACCACGCGTCTCATTCAGACTCTCTTCCTTCAAGCACATCATCTATGAATGAAGCAGCTGCACCTCCTATTAATAACGAGGACCAAAGCACAAGCAGCACCTCTAAGTGCTACAGTAAGTCTTCAAAAGGCACCAGACAGGGAAGCCAATCCGAAGAGAGGGGTAAGATGTCATCCCCTTCCTCAAGTTTGTCAAATTCTAATAGAAATGATGGAGAGGGAAATGCCAAAGTTAGTTCCGAGACCTCAAGCTCAAGACACGGAAGCATGTCAGAGTCTTTATGCTCAAAATACGATCAGACCACTGAGGCTGGGAATGGATATCCCTCAAGTTCAAGAGTCTCTTCTTACTCAGACATCCAGGGCCAATGTGCAGAGACAGAGATGTTCAGAACAAGCAATGATGGCTGTTCACAATCCAGTGTGACACGATCATCCAAacccagaaggaaaaaaatgaagaatCTTCATGCTGAGGTGGAAAATTCTAGCAGAGCATCGGGATCAGAGGTTGCCTCGATGTACAGTTTGCACTGCCCAGCCCCACCAAAAGGaaagccaagcagcaaaaaaatacGATCGGCTGTATTTAAGAATTCCTCCAGCACCAGCGCATGCACTGAGTCAATGCTGACTGAGGACAAAGAGCAGAAAGAAGTAGTCGATTCTTCCAGACCAACTTCTTCGGGGTCTAAATCAGCAGAAACTAATACAATGAAAGCAGCAGAAAATAACTCAGATGACAAGCAAAAAAAGGATGGTGGTTCTtgcaaagagaaaatgaaagagaaattaaTTGAGGCCAGTGCACCAGAGGAAGATGATCGTGATTTGGCACCTTCTGCCCTGCCAAATACATCTCCAGAAGAAGTTGTCCAGGAGTGGCTAAGCAAAATTCCTCAAGAGACATTGCTTATGAAATATGAAATGGAGGATGATGGGGAAGAGGAATGTGCAGAGACAACCACCGAAATATCAAACTGTGCAAATAATCAAGAAATCTCAGAAGAGGAAACCGCTGAGAAAGAGGATGCAAGGGAAGGTGAAAATGGTGTAGAGGAGGAAATGAAAAAAGAGGCAGCTGAAGCCAGTGCTGTTAATGAGGGGGCAGAAGAATGCCCCAAAGAGGAGAAGACTTCTGGGGTGACGTCAGAAGAAGCTGAAACCAATCAAGCAGAATGCAGCCATTCCATTGAGACCTCAagccaaaataataacaaaaaggaCTTGCCAAGCACTATCCAGACTTCAGTGCAGATAATGAAGGCATTGCTCAGTTCAAAACAAGAAGCAAAATTTGACCGCTCAAACAGTTTGCCTGAAGTGTCCCCCACCATGGGGAGGAAGCTCAGTAACTCTGCCAATATTCTGATCACTTGTCTTGCCAGTCTACAGCTCCTTGACGAAGAGCCATTAGGTCCATCGGATAAGCCAAAATGCTTGAATAAACCTAGATATACAGAACTGCTGAACATTTTTCAGGCCCTGTGGTTTGGATGCACAGTGGAAAAAGGCGGTCCGAGTTCAGGCCAACCAGGAAGTGACCAGACAAAGATGAGCTCAGGCTTTAAAGACCAGAACTCAACATACAAAGACTTCACTCCAATGTCATCTTCCGGGGTTGATGTCAGTAGCGGTTCTGGTGACTCAGGAGAGGGAAgtgtggccagtgccagagatTGCACCTTATTGCCCCAGAAGAAAGTTAAGTCCAAATCAGCTGAAGAGGGGGCAAGTTTAGAGAATGAACCTAAACTGAGTGAGACCGAGGAACAGGGTAAAGAAGGAGAAGAGTGTTCTCGGCCTTCAACATCCTGCTCAAAGTCCAAAGAGGAAGCAGAAGCAGAGTCTACCGGAGCGGACTCTCCAGAGGAGAGAGCTGAAGCAGACCCCAATGAAGATGATCAGGGTAGTAACTGTGAAAATGGCGAAGGGGGCGAAAATGAAGTGGAAGAAAACAGCAAATTAGATGAAAATGAGGGAGAAGCGGACGCTGAAGCTGGAGATGAAATCCCTCCAGAAGCGAATACTGATGAGGCAACTGAGCAACCAAGCaacactgctgcaattgatgcaaaTGCTGATGATGCTGATGGTGAGAAAGAAGCTGAATCCAATTTGGAAGAGGAGGTAGGGGAGGGTTCTCCCCGTGATCAGGAAGCCAATGTCAAGGAAATCCCAGAAACCAGTGTGAAAACATACTCCATCGCCCCGCAAAAATCAGTTGACCCCAACCCAGTCTGGGTGCTGAGGCTACTAAAGAAAATCGAGAAGGAGTTCATGACTCACTATATCAGTGCCATGAATGAGTTCAAGATCAGGTGGAACTTAGAGAACAATGAACTGCTGGATAAAATGATATCGGAGCTGAAGGACGAAGTGAGTAAAAGAATACAAAAGAGCATAGAAAAGGAGCTAAGGAAGATCAaaagcagagcagggcagaggaCTCCAAGGCCTCCAGATGAAACACTCAGGCGTGAGTCAACAATCCAGACAGAGCAGAGAAGACAACGGCTGCAGACCATGCGTAATAGGTCTCTCTTTAATGACCGGAATATGACCCAGAGTAAGCAACCGGGAACGACAGACTTATCATTTGACATTGACGAGGAGGATTTTGGTTTCAGTTCAGCTCTTGCCGATGATGTTAGTGAACAACCAAGTGAAGAAGAATACTGCCCCTGTGATACCTGCATAAGGAAGAAAATGGCGTCTAAGCCTATAAGAAACCCGATGGTGGCAGCCAATGCCCCAGTCATGAAGGCATTTGACTTAAAGCAAATCCTGAGGGGAAATGGAACTGAAAACAAGATGGTGGACCATGCCTCAGAAGCAGTTCAGGACAGAGAGGTGATTCCCAGTGAGCACATGCAAGAGGCAGAAGAGGAGACCAACCCAAATGAGGAGGACGGTGAATATGAACCTGACCACCCTGAGCAGGAACCGGATGCGGATGACGAGAAAGAGCCAGAACAACATGAAACCGATGAGCAAGGAGAACAGGAAGTGAATGAAGATGAAACAGCAGCTCCTGCTGAGGGAGATGAAATTTCAGATAATCAAAACTGTGAGGtggtgatggaggaggaggaagaa gaagaggaagtgaaACAGGAAGAGAGGGATGAGGAAGAGGGGAATGCAGAAGAGGAAGTGAAAGAGGGgaatgaggaagaggaagtgaaACAGGAAGAGGGGAATGGCgaagtggaagaggaggagaaagaagaagaagaaacacaaAATGAAGATCAGGAAAGTGAGGAAGAACCCAAAGCTGAAGAGGAGGCTgagggtggagtggaggaggcCGCGGGCAAGGTCGATGGGGACGATAACGAAGAGAATGCATCTGAATGTGAAGAGAATGCTGAAGTCTCTGATGCTGTTGAGGACTCAGAAGAAGCAGCCACAGGCAGAAACGAAGAAGATGAACGAGAGCCCCAGGCCGATGCTGGGGATGAGGCTGTGGAAGAAGCAAGCCCAGAGGTGGAATGCGAGGCATGTTCAGAAGCACCACCAGCCGAGGAGGAAAATGAAAGTGAAGGAGATACTGAGTGTGCACAGAACGGTGATGAGGCAGCAGAAGCAGCCGGTGACGAACCTAAGCAAGATAACGATGAAGACAGAGATGCAAGGCACAGCGAGGTTCCTGAGGTGGCCTCTGATGCGACAGGAGACCGAGACTGCAGCAAAGAGCCAGAGACTCTGACCAAAGCAGCCGCCTTCTCCTGTAACTCCTCCATGGGAAACTGTTCGCAGCAATCCCAGAAAGGGTCAGAGGATGGAAGCGAAGGAGAGTGCAGAGATGATGGGAATCTGAACGAGGACCCTGACAGGGAGGCTAACAGCGATGGAGGCAGCAAACCTGCAAAGATGTATCCTGACAGCGAGGAGGacgatgaggaggaggaggacagaccATCCTCCTGCACCAGTCCTGTAGATGGTGAGAAGAATGGTGCTGATGACGCTGACCCCCAAAACAATGAAAACTCCAATAATGGCCAGGAGACTAAAAAGAAGGCAGAAAATGGCGATGAGATTGACCAAGACGACTTGGACTTTTAG